aggagagagagcaAGATGGCGACCAACGGCAATGGAGAGGCTGCAAACATGAATGGGAACGGAGCGGCGAGGGTGACACCAAAGACAGGGCTGAAAAAGATCACGACAAGTGACAAACATGATGGAATTTGCCAGGACATGGCGGCACCGACGGTGAAGGCGCAGACTATTGACGAGCTTCACTCTCTTCAGAGGAAAAAATCTGCACCAACAACGCCTAATAAAGGGTTCCAAGGTGCTTTTGCTCCTATCACTGAAGAAGAACGTCAAAAACAGCAGCTACAGTCCATCAGGTATATTCTGTTCCCGCACACATgctataaaactaaataaataaaagaaggtAAATGCTGTTTCCAAATAGTCAGCAAATTAATTCtctctgaaaaagaaattgacgGGCTTAGCGATTTTTATTGTAACactcataaaataatatgttaaaataattcaatattattttatattaataaaatattattttttcaaaatacaataaaaatatattttattttaaatttctattattttattaataaaattagatattaaattttataaaatttaatacttgattttctattaaattataatttctttatagttataaattttatttaatctaaaaatagctacatatataaaaattataatatgtttaagacttaattaaatagataagACGTATATTTATAACTGACGTTAATTATGCATATTCTTCATTTGTTGTCAGTATTATTGGTATAAATAATCGAATATAATGCATGAAATacattattttagaaaaaactaACACGGAACACggaaaaaaagaatagtgGGGGCCATGGGGGAGGTGGGACCTGGTTTTATGATTAAATGCACGGTGATGGACGATCTGATGGTGGAGAAGGTTGCGGTGATTGTTCATTTGTAGGTTTTGTGGGGACACAAGAAATGGCGGATGTTTGCCCACTTGAGAAATGACACGTTTGGAGATGCTGGAATTTTGGAACACTTTGCTTGTTCCCGCGAATCCGATGATGTTTGTGTATATTACTAAAACGCCCCTATGAAAGTGGACAAAATTCAATCTCGTACATTTTTGcagaatttacataaaaatttgtctattatttttttgaattaattttttcaaaataaaaatttaaattcctCTCAGATATTGAACTggctgcaaaagaaaaaaagaagaagattacAGTGtaccattttaaaaattatatacttttCTTCTGTATCTAATTTATATAGTTAGAGTAGATTATGCATCAAGAGGTCATCCATTTGTAGGAaaacaaagataaaataaaaagaatatataaaatatttttcatttccttGAAAACAGTCAGTTGTTTGTTTTGTGGAACAGTGCGTCTTTGGCCTCACTGACAAGAGAAACTGGACCCAAGGTGGTGAAAGGGGACCCAGCTAACAAGAGAAGGATCAGCCCACAAgatcaccaccaccaccataaCATCACTGCGCCCACCATCAGTGTCAGTGACAGTGCTTTAAAGTTCACTCATGTTCTCTACAACCTATCTCCTGCAGGTAACCTATCTATTTATACTGTGTAGAATCCGCTTGGCTCTGGTTTGCAAAATCTGCTCTtgatttaactatttttttcaaaagaaatataatatatattgatgctattttaaatttgataaaaataattcataaaaaataaaaaaactaatattttaaattaaagatttttaaatttacacgGCATTTAAGTGAACAACGACCCCAAGCAAGCCTATAATCAGGTAAATAGCTATTATAATCTTTTCCGTATATTGAAATTTGCTCTTATTGAATGATCTTGTTCGTCTTATTTCGTTTCAGTTCTTACAAATgtataatttcatattatagTTTTAACTTATGCAAGCAggatcaaataataattaacattacctacaaaaaaatattaattcttttttttttttttaagcatTCTAAGTTTTTTCTCTTGAGAATTTATAGATAATCAGTAATAATTTTTCTCCCCTAAActtcaaaaaaaagaaggtaCATAAATGTCTTAAAGCTTCATGTCAACTGATGTTGTCACAGATACACGTGTAATTCCCTAAAATTTTCTCAGTTTGACTAATAATTCGATTAATGGCCTTACAAATTAACCCTTGgttatatagaaaatgaagTATGAGCAGCAAAATTCTTTCTCTAAACCCTGAATATGGTGCAGAGCTTTATGAGCAGGCcataaaatatgagaaaggaTCATTCATTACATCAACTGGTGCATTGGCAACCCTTTCTGGTGCTAAAACTGGCAGGGCTCCCAGAGATAAACGTGTTGTCAAGGATGATGAAACAAGCGAGGAGCTCTGGTGGGGCAAGTGAGTATTTTCTAGTTACTATCTTattatacatttttatatatgtatctcattttctctttttaactATCATCATATCGTAATAATACTACAGGGGTTCACCGAATATCGAAATGGACGAGCACACTTTCTTGGTTAACAGGGAAAGAGCTGTTGATTACTTGAATTCTTTGGACAAGGTactattttctatttgttttttaACCCCATGTTTGTGATATTGAGAATTGCTAGAATATATGTATAGATGATTAAGACAAGCTCAAGTTTTATCTTGGAATGTGTtgtaaaagataattatatgATGGTATCTTTCTCGTCCTTTTTTTCGCCTTGTTTGCGATACATCTGCATATATCTTGGGAGTGACAACTTTGTCGTTGTATGAGCGTTTTGTTTGTccttaatattccttttgGTGCAAGTTAATGCCATGTAcctatcaaattaaaaattttagcaAAGAGGATAGTTTGTGTCTAGAATCAAATAGCATTCGGACAGCTAACAGCAACCTGTGTTGGTCATAAAAAAAACTCTGTTTTGTCTAGTAAGTTAATTCAAGTGAAGAATAGTAATTAGTGACTAGGCCATTATAATTGGAATATTGCATGTCTATGCAGATTAGAACCTGGGCTTTACCAATCTTAAAACTTTAAAGTTAACGAGCTTTTGAAATAGAACTTCAGGCTGTCATATTATGAATAATGGAAAAATTTAGAAACTGCCTTGCACTTTGAGGTACAAATGACGCTTCACTTGTTAAATATTGAGTCTCGGAAACCTTCAAATTGGCAGTAACTATCGTCCCcttgtttagtttagtctaTACTCTACAGCATGCTCATCCCTTCTACTTCTAGATCTGTAAGTGGAATAATAGTTACGGATTTTGATTGCCAGGTCTTCGTAAATGATCAATTCTTGAACTGGGACCCTGAGAACAGAATCAAAGTACGGATTGTATCTGCTAGAGCTTACCATTCACTATTTATGCACAACATGTAAGTGAGACTTTAAAATTGTTGACATTTAAAAGCAgtattttttctgtttctctCTTCTACAAAAGCCAAGCCTGCCAGATAAGTTTCCTTTATCGTTTGTTGATGCAAAAATGTTAATTATGATATTGTTTATTGGATATAATCCCCCCTTGCAATGGAGGAAAGTggtaaaaaacaaaaaaaaacctGCTATGGTGTATGAGCTAAGTATATGCAATTGGATAACTGGGTGGGTGGCAGGTGTATCCGACCCACTCCTGAAGAACTGGAGGATTTCGGTACTCCGGACTTCACTATATACAATGCTGGCCAGTTCCCATGTAATCGTTACACACACTACATGACATCTTCTACTAGTATAGATTTGAATCTAGCTAGAAGGGAAATGGTCATCCTCGGCACACAGTACGCCGGGGAAATGAAGAAGGGTCTGTTCAGTGTTATGCATTATCTCATGCCTAAGCGTCAAATCCTCTCCTTACACTCTGGCTGCAATATGGGAAAAGATGGAGATGTTGCTCTCTTCTTTGGATTGTCAGGTATAGTATCACCATGCCAGAGTCGAGATGTGGTGCCAAGCCCAGTCATATGATATGTGCCCTCTAACTTATCTCTAACACCTTTTTGTTTATGcttgatatatatttagcaTTTATGCTTATTGTCTGTCgctttcatattattaatgtgctcatttcaaaaattatgtaGGTACTGGAAAAACAACTCTGTCTACTGATCCAAATAGGTACCTAATTGGAGATGATGAACACTGTTGGACTGAGACTGGAGTGTCAAATATTGAAGGGGGCTGCTATGCCAAGTGCATTGATCTCTCAAAGGAGAAGGAACCTGAAATCTGGAATGCCATTAAGTTTGGAACGGGTACTGATTCTCTAGTCCTTAAGTTgcacaataaaattaaatataaagaaactaaaaatgaCAGGGTATAATTCTTGGTGGTACTTATAAATTGTACGGTTGAGCTTTGGGAATCCTATCAATGTACATGAACTGATGCAATTGATTGTGTTTGGCAGTGTTGGAAAATGTGGTGTTTGATGAACACACTCGTGAAGTGGATTATGGTGACAAAGGCGTCACAGGTGGATGGAACAACTTGAACATCTTcctactaatttattttacattttgaaTTTGCTTGAAAATGATCATTTTTTTTGGTTGTGGCAGAGAATACTCGAGCATCCTACCCCATTGAGTACATTCCTAATGCAAAGATACCATGTGTTGGTCCACACCCCAAGAATGTCATCCTTTTGGCATGTGATGCATTTGGTGTACTCCCACCTGTGAGCAAGCTAAACATGGCACAGACCATGTATCATTTCATCAGTGGTTACACTGCTTTGGTAAATATTTGTGTTTAATTACTGATATATTGGCGCATACTAATAGCATTTTGGGAATTAAATTCTTAGTGATCAATATAGGTGGCTGGCACAGAAGATGGTGTGAAAGAACCACGGGCGACATTCTCTGCTTGTTTTGGTGCTGCATTTATAATGTTGCACCCGACTAAGTATGCAGCTATGCTATCTGACAAGATGCAAAAACATGGTGCAACAGGATGGCTTGTCAACACTGGCTGGTCAGGGGGAAGGTATAATATGCAgtacttttatataaaaatgctTATAGTGATGGTCAATCAGCATCCATTTTCttgggaaaaaaaataatttggaaTATATTTGGAATGCTACAGCTATGGATCAGGCAGCCGTATCAAGTTAGCATACACAAGGAAAATCATTGATGCCATACACTCTGGCAGCCTCTTGAAAgcaaaatacaagaaaactgGGGTGTTTGGGTTTGAGATCCCCATTGAGGTTGAAGGAGTGCCTTCTGAAATCCTGGACCCTGTGAACACTGTCAGTACCTATCTATTTCTATTCCTTTCCTTCACATTTCTATCACTTGATTTAAATTGCTTACTTTTCACATTATATGCGCTATTTCACTGCTAAAATGTAGTCTAATATCGAATGGCACTTCCTCTATGATTCTAATTTACTTGCGTTTGAGGTTGCAGTGGTCAGACAAGAAAGCTTACAAGGACACGCTTTTGAAACTTGCTGGTCTGTTCAACACTAATTTTGAAACATTCACCGACCACAAGATTGGAAAGGACAATAAGCTTACAGAGGAGATCCTGGCAGCTGGTCCGAATTTCTAATTGCCAAAAAGTAGAAGGAGATGATGTCTGAAGGAATCTGGGGTAGCAGGCTGATAGAATAAAGAGTTAGGTTCTGAAGGTGTATTTATGTCATGAATCATGATGATATGTGTAAAACTGTTCCCttgtttaattcataatcaCAAGTTTACGACATCCTGTTCCTACTATGTTTGTGTCTCTGTGTGTTACATTTGTTtttgctctctctctctactgCTTGTTATTACATTTAGTCATCTTGAAAAGATGCAGTTGTCGCTTCAGCTGCAAAATCCCTACATTTAAATAGTGAACCATTATCTCAGACAGAAGTCATGGGTTCAGTATCTCAGACAAAGATCATGAGTTCGGTACCCAGATCTTTTTACATCCTCAAgacaaaaacaacaaaaaggaaaaggcaaAAAATGTAAGTGAGCGAATTGTTTGTAGATGTTGAGCTGGCTTATTGTGTGAGCCAAAGATAGTAATAGCAATTAGCCATTGAAATAGCAGTATTCCATCTTTAAAATGAGTCAGCTAAAGGTATTTGCATTGACAGCTCCCCTCCAAGTTTCACATGCTTGGTTgtagaatttagaaattagGATGGCAAGAGTACTTCATTACTTAACATTTCCACcaggaaaaaataaagaaagagaaaggctTGACATTAGtgtataaaaatgaaaaccaTCGTCAGGTACATTACAGATTTACATCTAACCACCTCAGAAAAGTTTACAAGCTATTGAATATAAtgtttctatattttctttacgGAAATTAGTTCAACTATTGCAACACTCTTATGATatattttggaaaaagaaataagcaaCTGCATGCATATTCAATACGGTTTTTCACAAGTACAACAATGCTAGGCTGCTAAAAAGCAATCTACAGTTTGAAAAACCATGAATTACTAGTCAACAAGCCTCCAGGCCTGATGCATAATTTCATCATTAATAAAAGGGCGCAGAGACCACATCAGACAATAGCTCTCCAATTCCCCGGGCAGAGATTTGAGATTTAATGAAGTAACAATCCTTTCCTGCAACAAAGTTAAAGCCATGCATTTGAAGGACTACTTGCATCCCCACCCAAATATATGAAAGTTCAAAATTCACTACCTGCATCACATAGTCTTGCTTGACCATATTGTAAATGATCCCCATCAAAGCAGCATAATCTGTCACCTCACTTTCTTGAAGAGCTGATGGCCACATCTCTTCCTATCGACAAAGAAGTTTTACTGATTCGGCTGACTTCAATCAGGAATACTGTCAACCTCTAATAAcattattgattttcaaacaTGATCAGAATTTGTATTTTTCCTCACCTGGTCAATAATTGCTCGTTGATCAAATTCTTCACATAGATCTTCATCCTTCAAAGGTGAGAAACTTTCTTTCGAAGAGTTAATTGCACTAGCTAAATCCTCGAGAAGATTTTCCAGTTCATTTAATATGCTTTTTGCTGCAACATCCATCAATGTACTTAATACCACTTGaaaaatcagaaaaagaaTTACTGGAATGTAAACTGTCTTCTGattaagaaagtaaaaataattaaaagaggCGAACCAAACGTGGCAAGGAAATATTGCAACATTGCACTCACTTCCTCAAGTGGCACACGAGAGGTCCACAAAAAAGGTCATAGaacttcaataattaaaaacttcAAATGCGTGGGAACCAATTcgaagaaaaaaggaaagaaaagaaagagttgCAGGCTCACATATGCTAAGATCTCAACGTCATTGTATAAAATAGTTACCTTTAGTTAAATGGTCTTGAAGTCCGAGTAGGCATGCATTTACTTCTGTATGCAAACATTTATAGGATAAGACCAACAATCTTCAAAATTGAAATACAAtgacaaaaataaacaattaaaaagtgcaaaagaaaaacatacaTAATATTCAAAGGTTCACTGCTTgtacaaaaaatttattttggtaaATAGATAAAGGGAAATATAGCAAATGACAAGAAAGTAAGAACATAAAATTCTATTCCTTGTACTGAGTGAGCTTACCTTTCATCACACAGATACAAACAAACACTAGAATATATAACTCTTTGGTCACTATCAAGCGTGATGAATGAGCTTGGGTATAACTCATTCCCAAAAACTAGCTCAAAGTGTCGCATATAATACACCATAACAGCCATGAATTAGGACATGGGACAAATACAAACTTCtaacaaagagaaaaaagagaaaaagaaaaccagcTTTTACATGCATAAAGATTTTGTATGACTTGGCTGGTTCATTGATTAGTGTTTACTAACAATATAAAGCAAAGACAAACTACAATAGCACTTACAGTTGCTCATATTTTGGATACTATcgtaatttttaatacatcCAGCTGCCATATATGTCTTAACCCTCTCTGTTTCATTTGCTTTGATGATGCTTTGTATTAACTCAGACTTGCTGTTCAATGGAGACCGTCGAAGCAATTCTGTATGTTgacaattacaataaaaaaaagcaTTATAATAGTTATCAGAGAAACTataatcaaagaaaattattGCCTAGTCTGAGTGTATATGCTCATTTTGTatagttattaattttcaatagtTGAGTATGTTTCAATTCATGAAATACTAAAGTATATTGTACACATGCACCACTCACTTATTAGTTGTTATGTATACACCTAGCATGGACAAAAAATTTCCATAATCTTAAGACTTAGAAACACATACCAAGCCCTTGTTGAAACCCACTAAGTAATCTACTTCCAACAGCACCGAGTTCCTCAATTTTTGCAACCCTATAATCACAAGAGAGCAGCCATTACAAAATTGgataaaaacagaaaatttcaatgaagaaagagaaaatatttcGTTTATAGAGCTATTACCTCGTCGAAAATTGTGTGAAAGTTTGCAAAACCATCTCCTGCAATTCTGTTTTAAGCTTGGTTTCTCCTTTGGTTCCCATTCTGCAATTCTGCAATGAAAATTGGAGTCTTAAACTCAATTGTTGGCGGAACTTCTAAGAGGCATTTTATCAAACACCTTAGTAGGCAGTTTTTGTAATGTCGTTTTGTAATGTGTTACcattatacaaaataatgaaaaaaaaaaaaactgggCCCACTTTTACGAACCCCCCAATATAGAAGTCCCAAAATAATGAAGAGAGGGCGTTTTTGGGATAAAAACCcgaacaagaaaaagaaaaaggaaaaattcaaaattgttttaaaatctattaacAAAATGAAGCTGGGGTGCGCAGTGTATAATACAGCGCAGGTTAGCAAATGTACGCATTGTCTCTGGGTCCTTCCGTTCGCACTTCTTTATCCCCGAAAACCTAAAAGCACAATCCCCATCCCCTTTCCTTTCCCTTGTCGGTCGCcgttttattattgttgtttagATCTAAGAGTTCGTCTCTCGTTCCGGTTCGTTTGGTCCTTTTTTGATCGGGAATCGCTCAGTTTCGCTCCGATTTCATCGATTCTGGTGAAAATTTTAGGTAAGCGACCTCTTTTCTTATCATTTTTCCTAATTTAATTCATCTGATTTTGgatctgttttttttttcttttacttttgaaTGGAATTACGATTCGTGTTTTAACAGTTTTAACTGATATtgaaattcttctttttgcaaagaacatattttcttttggaaatGATCCGATTCTAGCC
The sequence above is drawn from the Ricinus communis isolate WT05 ecotype wild-type chromosome 7, ASM1957865v1, whole genome shotgun sequence genome and encodes:
- the LOC8288719 gene encoding uncharacterized protein LOC8288719 isoform X2; the encoded protein is MGTKGETKLKTELQEMVLQTFTQFSTRVAKIEELGAVGSRLLSGFQQGLELLRRSPLNSKSELIQSIIKANETERVKTYMAAGCIKNYDSIQNMSNLNACLLGLQDHLTKAKSILNELENLLEDLASAINSSKESFSPLKDEDLCEEFDQRAIIDQEEMWPSALQESEVTDYAALMGIIYNMVKQDYVMQERIVTSLNLKSLPGELESYCLMWSLRPFINDEIMHQAWRLVD
- the LOC8288719 gene encoding uncharacterized protein LOC8288719 isoform X1, with product MGTKGETKLKTELQEMVLQTFTQFSTRVAKIEELGAVGSRLLSGFQQGLELLRRSPLNSKSELIQSIIKANETERVKTYMAAGCIKNYDSIQNMSNLNACLLGLQDHLTKAKSILNELENLLEDLASAINSSKESFSPLKDEDLCEEFDQRAIIDQEEMWPSALQESEVTDYAALMGIIYNMVKQDYVMQVVNFELSYIWVGMQVVLQMHGFNFVAGKDCYFIKSQISARGIGELLSDVVSAPFY
- the LOC8288718 gene encoding phosphoenolpyruvate carboxykinase (ATP) 1 — its product is MATNGNGEAANMNGNGAARVTPKTGLKKITTSDKHDGICQDMAAPTVKAQTIDELHSLQRKKSAPTTPNKGFQGAFAPITEEERQKQQLQSISASLASLTRETGPKVVKGDPANKRRISPQDHHHHHNITAPTISVSDSALKFTHVLYNLSPAELYEQAIKYEKGSFITSTGALATLSGAKTGRAPRDKRVVKDDETSEELWWGKGSPNIEMDEHTFLVNRERAVDYLNSLDKVFVNDQFLNWDPENRIKVRIVSARAYHSLFMHNMCIRPTPEELEDFGTPDFTIYNAGQFPCNRYTHYMTSSTSIDLNLARREMVILGTQYAGEMKKGLFSVMHYLMPKRQILSLHSGCNMGKDGDVALFFGLSGTGKTTLSTDPNRYLIGDDEHCWTETGVSNIEGGCYAKCIDLSKEKEPEIWNAIKFGTVLENVVFDEHTREVDYGDKGVTENTRASYPIEYIPNAKIPCVGPHPKNVILLACDAFGVLPPVSKLNMAQTMYHFISGYTALVAGTEDGVKEPRATFSACFGAAFIMLHPTKYAAMLSDKMQKHGATGWLVNTGWSGGSYGSGSRIKLAYTRKIIDAIHSGSLLKAKYKKTGVFGFEIPIEVEGVPSEILDPVNTWSDKKAYKDTLLKLAGLFNTNFETFTDHKIGKDNKLTEEILAAGPNF